Proteins from a single region of Ziziphus jujuba cultivar Dongzao chromosome 1, ASM3175591v1:
- the LOC107420089 gene encoding GDSL esterase/lipase At1g29670, whose translation MAFELTKIFWGFLTLLLVSNLQCNYLVEGVSQVPCLFIFGDSLLDTGNNNLLPTLSKVNYLPYGIDFPRGPTGRFSNGRNYADVVAELLGFEKYLPVPFASATSGTDILKGVNYASGSSGIRDESGYTEGARISLNLQLLNHKIIVARIVQILGNKELAAQHLSKCVYLVGIGSNDYANNYFLPQFYPTSRLFTPERYSIVLIQQLRLQLQTLYNLGARKLALSGLSLIGCTPYEVATYGTNGGPCVDNINIAVQLFNTRLRSLVDDLNANFSNFKSIYINNYEIQSSTNASSGNLIVRNATCCEVVIGQVRCIPFGNTCANRNEYVFWDAFHPTEVASVAFASRAYKALLPTDAYPYDISQLALA comes from the exons ATGGCATTTGAGCTAACTAAGATATTTTGGGGGTTTTTGACTCTCTTATTGGTTTCAAATTTGCAATGCAATTATTTGGTTGAGGGAGTATCGCAAGTGCCTTGTTTGTTCATATTTGGAGACTCTTTGTTGGATACTGGGAATAACAATTTGCTTCCCACATTGTCGAAAGTCAATTACCTTCCATATGGGATTGACTTTCCCAGGGGTCCCACAGGAAGGTTTTCCAATGGCCGCAATTATGCCGATGTTGTAG ctGAGCTTCTGGGTTTTGAGAAATACCTTCCAGTACCATTTGCTTCTGCAACATCAGGGACAGATATTCTCAAAGGTGTAAACTATGCATCAGGTTCATCCGGTATTCGTGATGAATCTGGATACACTGAG GGTGCTCGGATAAGCTTGAATCTGCAGCTGCTAAATCACAAAATTATAGTAGCAAGAATTGTGCAGATATTAGGAAATAAGGAATTGGCTGCTCAACACCTGAGCAAATGCGTATACTTGGTTGGAATAGGCAGCAACGACTATGCGAACAACTACTTCCTGCCCCAGTTTTACCCAACTAGCAGACTATTTACTCCTGAGCGGTATTCCATAGTTCTCATTCAACAATTGCGTCTACAATTACAG ACATTGTACAATCTTGGGGCAAGGAAGCTGGCACTTTCTGGATTGAGCTTGATAGGTTGCACTCCATATGAAGTGGCTACGTATGGTACAAATGGCGGTCCATGTGTGGACAACATTAACATTGCCGTTCAACTTTTCAACACCAGACTTAGATCTCTTGTAGATGACCTCAACGccaatttttccaattttaaatCCATCTACATTAACAATTATGAAATTCAATCATCCACCAATGCCTCATctg GTAATTTGATTGTTAGAAATGCTACTTGTTGTGAAGTTGTTATTGGTCAAGTTCGATGTATTCCATTTGGGAATACATGTGCGAATAGGAATGAATACGTATTTTGGGATGCATTTCATCCAACTGAGGTTGCAAGTGTAGCGTTTGCAAGTAGAGCATACAAAGCTCTGTTGCCTACTGACGCTTATCCATATGATATCAGCCAGTTAGCTCTAGCTTAA